In Haloarchaeobius litoreus, the following are encoded in one genomic region:
- a CDS encoding DUF192 domain-containing protein, with amino-acid sequence MRLVHYKARGDDELTSRTLASTVEFADSFLSRARGLMFRRSIPDDYAVVFRFDKPGTQDLHMVFVPFAIDALWLVDDEVVHKKRLRPWVGLGRATADTIVELPAGAADDVEPGDIVHVED; translated from the coding sequence GTGCGACTGGTCCACTACAAGGCGAGAGGCGACGACGAGCTGACCTCCCGGACGCTCGCATCGACCGTCGAGTTCGCCGACTCGTTCCTCTCGCGGGCTCGTGGACTGATGTTCCGGCGGTCGATTCCGGACGACTACGCGGTCGTCTTCCGTTTCGACAAGCCCGGCACACAGGACCTCCACATGGTGTTCGTCCCCTTCGCCATCGACGCGCTCTGGCTGGTCGACGACGAGGTCGTCCACAAGAAGCGCCTGCGGCCGTGGGTCGGCCTCGGTCGGGCGACCGCCGACACCATCGTCGAACTGCCGGCGGGGGCGGCCGACGACGTGGAACCGGGCGACATCGTCCACGTGGAGGACTGA
- a CDS encoding alpha-isopropylmalate synthase regulatory domain-containing protein — translation MTDLFGGSPEHALSNADVSFLDTTLRDGEQAPGVSLTPEEKVEIAEALERSGVSVVEAGSACTGEGERAAISRVTDLGLDATVTSFARGLQADIDSALGCDVDGVNLVVPSSDRHVERKVGSTRAEVLDSTVELVEYANEHGLWVEVIGEDGSRADLDYLAELAEVALDAGADRFCFADTVGHAGPEQTAEAVERLAALGPVSAHTHDDLGLGVTNALAAVEAGADLVHATVNGVGERAGNVALEEVVMALSHVYGVETLDTETLYDLGSVVARTTGMRPAPNKAVTGANAFAHESGIHTDGTLKDDRMYEPYPPEAVGRERRLVLGKHAGRAGVRAALAEHDVDVTEDELGTVVGRVKDLAERGRRVTDADLLAIAEDVTGRERDRRVELVEVTATAGSATPTASVRLDVDPSVLGPEDVSDAEVAEAEESDGTVERVASGTGSGPVDAAVSAVRKAVGGATDVHLTAYHVDAITGGTDALVTVEVTMARDDDEVTVAHSDADITRASVAAMVDALDRLLADAAPRLAPATD, via the coding sequence GTGACCGATTTATTCGGGGGCTCCCCCGAACACGCACTCTCGAACGCTGACGTCAGCTTTCTGGACACGACACTTCGCGACGGAGAACAGGCACCCGGCGTCTCGTTGACGCCCGAGGAGAAAGTGGAGATAGCGGAGGCGCTGGAGCGGTCCGGCGTCTCGGTGGTCGAGGCGGGGTCGGCCTGCACGGGCGAGGGCGAGCGCGCGGCCATCAGCCGCGTGACCGACCTCGGGCTCGACGCGACCGTGACGAGCTTCGCCCGCGGGCTGCAGGCCGACATCGACAGCGCGCTCGGCTGCGACGTCGACGGCGTCAACCTCGTCGTCCCGTCGAGCGACCGCCACGTCGAGCGGAAGGTCGGCTCGACGCGAGCGGAGGTGCTCGACTCGACCGTCGAGCTCGTCGAGTACGCGAACGAGCACGGCCTCTGGGTCGAGGTCATCGGCGAGGACGGCTCGCGTGCGGACCTGGACTACCTCGCGGAGCTGGCCGAGGTCGCCCTCGACGCCGGCGCGGACCGGTTCTGCTTCGCCGACACGGTCGGCCACGCGGGGCCGGAGCAGACCGCCGAAGCCGTCGAGCGCCTGGCCGCGCTCGGCCCCGTGAGCGCGCACACGCACGACGACCTCGGACTGGGCGTGACGAACGCGCTGGCGGCCGTCGAGGCGGGGGCCGACCTCGTCCACGCGACGGTCAACGGGGTCGGCGAGCGTGCCGGCAACGTCGCGCTGGAGGAGGTCGTCATGGCGCTCTCGCACGTCTACGGCGTCGAGACGCTCGACACCGAGACGCTGTACGACCTCGGCAGCGTGGTCGCCCGGACGACCGGGATGCGACCGGCCCCGAACAAGGCCGTCACCGGCGCGAACGCGTTCGCCCACGAGTCCGGCATCCACACCGACGGGACGCTGAAGGACGACCGGATGTACGAGCCGTATCCGCCCGAGGCTGTCGGTCGCGAGCGCCGGCTCGTCCTCGGCAAGCACGCCGGTCGGGCCGGCGTTCGCGCCGCGCTCGCCGAACACGACGTCGACGTGACCGAGGACGAACTCGGCACCGTCGTCGGCCGCGTGAAGGATCTCGCCGAGCGGGGCCGTCGGGTGACCGACGCCGACCTGCTTGCCATCGCGGAGGACGTGACCGGCCGCGAGCGCGACCGTCGGGTCGAGCTCGTGGAGGTGACGGCGACCGCCGGCAGCGCGACCCCGACGGCGAGCGTCCGGCTGGACGTGGACCCGTCGGTGCTCGGCCCCGAGGACGTCTCTGACGCCGAGGTCGCCGAGGCAGAAGAGTCAGATGGGACCGTCGAACGCGTCGCCAGCGGCACCGGCTCCGGGCCGGTCGACGCGGCCGTCTCCGCGGTCAGGAAGGCCGTCGGCGGCGCGACGGACGTGCACCTCACGGCGTACCACGTCGACGCCATCACCGGGGGCACCGACGCCCTGGTGACCGTCGAGGTGACGATGGCCCGCGACGACGACGAGGTGACCGTCGCCCACAGCGACGCCGACATCACCCGCGCGAGCGTCGCGGCGATGGTCGACGCCCTCGACCGATTGCTTGCGGACGCAGCGCCGCGTCTCGCCCCGGCGACTGACTGA
- a CDS encoding transcription initiation factor IIB: MTETRTRTSDREPDVRERDVSEQGHTKERCPECDGRLVSDDGRGETVCADCGLVVETESVDRGPEWRAFDATEKDEKSRVGAPTTKMMHDKGLSTNIGWQNKDAYGRSLSSKQRRKMQRLRTWDERFRTRDSRERNLKQALGEIDRMASALGLPDDIRETASVIYRRALGEDLLPGRSIEGVATAALYAAARQGGVPRSLDEVARVSRVDDMEFKRTYRYIVRELGLEVEPADPESYVPRFASDIGLSDEGELTARELLRDAKEAGIHSGKSPVGLAAAAVYAASLLTNERVTQNEVSEVADVSEVTIRNRYKELLEVADAGGARP, from the coding sequence ATGACAGAAACCCGTACCCGAACGAGCGACCGCGAGCCGGACGTTCGCGAGCGCGACGTCTCCGAACAGGGACACACGAAAGAGCGATGTCCGGAGTGTGACGGCCGCCTGGTGAGCGACGATGGACGCGGCGAGACCGTCTGTGCCGACTGCGGCCTCGTCGTCGAGACGGAGTCGGTCGATCGCGGGCCCGAGTGGCGCGCGTTCGATGCGACCGAGAAGGACGAGAAGTCACGCGTCGGCGCGCCGACGACGAAGATGATGCACGACAAGGGGCTGTCGACGAACATCGGCTGGCAGAACAAGGACGCCTACGGTCGGTCCCTGAGCTCGAAGCAACGACGGAAGATGCAGCGGCTGCGGACCTGGGACGAACGGTTCCGGACCCGGGACTCACGCGAACGGAACCTGAAGCAGGCGCTGGGCGAGATCGACCGCATGGCCAGCGCGCTCGGCCTCCCGGACGACATCCGCGAGACGGCGTCGGTCATCTACCGCCGCGCGCTCGGCGAGGACCTGCTCCCCGGCCGCTCCATCGAGGGCGTCGCAACCGCCGCACTGTACGCCGCCGCGCGACAGGGCGGGGTGCCGCGCAGCCTGGACGAGGTCGCCCGCGTGAGCCGGGTCGACGACATGGAGTTCAAGCGGACCTACCGGTACATCGTCCGCGAGCTCGGTCTCGAGGTCGAGCCTGCGGACCCCGAGAGCTACGTCCCCCGGTTCGCGAGCGACATCGGCCTCAGCGACGAGGGCGAGCTGACCGCCCGCGAACTGCTCCGCGACGCCAAGGAGGCCGGTATCCACTCGGGCAAGTCCCCGGTCGGCCTCGCCGCGGCCGCAGTCTATGCCGCCTCGCTGCTGACCAACGAACGGGTCACACAGAACGAGGTCAGCGAGGTGGCCGACGTGAGCGAGGTCACCATCCGGAACCGCTACAAGGAGCTGCTCGAGGTCGCGGACGCCGGCGGTGCACGACCCTAA
- a CDS encoding NifU family protein, with protein MTDEAELRDRIGAFLDRNFPQIEMHGGSWDIASLDTDTGEVHLLLSGACDGCGISSLTTEALRARLPAEIPELTEVTVETGMGEESRPTADDLSDVPF; from the coding sequence ATGACCGACGAGGCCGAGCTTCGCGACCGTATCGGGGCGTTCCTCGACCGGAACTTCCCGCAGATCGAGATGCACGGCGGGAGCTGGGACATCGCGAGCCTCGACACCGACACCGGCGAGGTCCACCTCCTGCTCTCCGGGGCGTGCGACGGCTGTGGCATCTCCAGCCTGACGACGGAGGCGCTGCGCGCCCGGCTCCCCGCCGAGATTCCCGAACTGACCGAGGTCACCGTCGAGACCGGCATGGGCGAGGAGTCCCGGCCGACGGCGGATGACCTCTCAGATGTGCCGTTCTGA